From a region of the Fischerella sp. JS2 genome:
- a CDS encoding ABC transporter ATP-binding protein, whose product MSDTVIRVENLSKKYVLSHQQEGQSRYKSLREVLSNGAKSLGKNLLKPSGKEAYSPSREEFWALKDVSFEIKQGDRVGFIGRNGAGKSTLLKVLSRITEPSSGSIRIKGRVASLLEVGTGFHPELTGRENIFLNGAILGMSKAEIKRKFDEIVAFAEIEKFLDTPVKRYSSGMYVRLAFAVAAHLEPEILIVDEVLAVGDATFQKKCLGKMEDVGKEGRTVLFVSHNMQAIRRLCSQAIYLERGVTKNVKSVEDAIQRYSAQSSMSTFDVDLDSIRRNSQFGEKARLLRLQVDRDYSFSYGQPLKLTFTIQCFHKIADLSVGIGFETLDGNRVMTLDSDHDQPPLQMPIGIHEIDFYLDRNPLSPGLYSISTAILSNTFLLDFIPGMLTWEVSSGATDLVGDRGYGACRLPVIVTLRKQLQESHII is encoded by the coding sequence ATGTCAGATACTGTAATCCGGGTAGAAAACTTAAGTAAGAAGTACGTCCTGAGTCACCAGCAAGAAGGGCAAAGCAGATACAAATCTTTGCGGGAAGTTCTTAGTAATGGGGCAAAATCATTAGGTAAAAATTTGCTCAAGCCTTCTGGCAAGGAAGCATATAGTCCCAGTCGTGAAGAGTTTTGGGCTTTAAAGGATGTGTCGTTTGAGATTAAGCAGGGCGATCGCGTTGGTTTTATTGGACGTAACGGGGCAGGTAAGTCAACGCTACTAAAAGTACTCAGCAGAATTACGGAACCAAGCAGTGGATCTATCCGGATCAAAGGGAGAGTTGCCAGTTTATTAGAAGTGGGAACGGGTTTTCATCCAGAACTTACTGGTAGAGAGAATATTTTTCTTAACGGTGCAATTCTGGGGATGAGCAAGGCGGAGATTAAACGCAAGTTCGATGAAATTGTTGCCTTTGCAGAAATTGAAAAGTTCTTGGATACGCCGGTGAAGCGCTACTCTTCGGGGATGTATGTGCGGTTGGCATTTGCAGTGGCAGCACATTTGGAACCCGAGATTTTGATTGTAGATGAAGTATTAGCAGTAGGAGATGCAACGTTTCAAAAGAAGTGTTTGGGCAAAATGGAGGATGTGGGTAAGGAAGGAAGAACGGTTTTATTTGTCAGTCACAATATGCAAGCCATCAGGCGTTTGTGTTCTCAGGCAATTTACCTTGAGCGAGGAGTCACCAAGAACGTCAAAAGTGTTGAAGATGCAATCCAACGCTATTCTGCTCAATCATCTATGTCAACCTTTGATGTTGACCTAGATTCTATACGTAGAAATAGTCAATTTGGAGAGAAAGCTCGTTTACTTCGTCTTCAAGTTGATCGAGATTATAGTTTTAGTTATGGGCAACCCTTGAAATTAACCTTTACTATTCAATGTTTTCACAAAATAGCAGATTTATCAGTTGGTATTGGCTTTGAAACATTAGATGGTAATCGAGTTATGACACTTGATTCAGACCATGATCAACCACCCTTACAGATGCCAATCGGTATTCATGAAATCGATTTTTATTTAGACAGAAATCCACTTAGTCCGGGTCTATATTCAATATCTACAGCTATACTTTCAAATACCTTTCTTTTAGATTTTATTCCCGGTATGTTGACTTGGGAGGTTAGTTCAGGAGCTACTGATTTAGTTGGTGATAGAGGTTATGGTGCCTGTCGGTTGCCAGTTATAGTAACACTTAGAAAACAATTGCAAGAGTCACATATTATATAG
- a CDS encoding serine hydrolase: MRLRFLLLSVVSIVLLSSPIKAARLQSWSFDQARNQLHLTTDSGVQPRAFLIKNPTRLVLDLPGTNLNRDTVRQRFGSAIKEIRIGQVDSKTTRMVIELAPGYTVSPDKLLIKGDSSSHWIVNFSSIERVTANNSFEQGASNKSNEEQFPIQIGDASSFVGGIRLGKDISQLNTQVKALMARYSYLQPGMFFLDLDTGNYLDLNGEKIFPAASTIKFPILVALFEEVDAGRIKLNETLVMRRDLMTGGSGTLQYKRPGTKLSLLETATKMITISDNTATNMIIDRLGGKAKLNQRFQSWGLQNTVIRNLLGDFKGTNTTSAKDLVRLGALLTNNQLLSDTSRSKALDIMRRVENRSLLPAGLGKGAVIAHKTGTLGIILGDAGIIQTSTGKRYLAGIMVRRPFGDKRAKSFINQVSRLVYSYIEQNSINASSIPPQQL; the protein is encoded by the coding sequence ATGAGATTACGCTTTTTATTACTTAGCGTTGTCAGTATTGTGCTGCTATCTTCTCCAATCAAAGCAGCTCGATTGCAATCTTGGAGCTTTGATCAGGCGCGCAATCAACTACATTTAACTACTGATTCTGGAGTTCAACCAAGAGCTTTTTTAATTAAAAATCCCACAAGACTTGTACTAGATTTACCTGGAACTAATCTCAATCGTGATACAGTTCGCCAAAGATTTGGGTCAGCCATCAAAGAAATTCGGATTGGACAGGTTGACTCGAAAACTACCAGAATGGTAATTGAATTAGCACCAGGTTATACAGTTTCTCCAGATAAATTACTGATCAAAGGAGATTCTTCCTCTCACTGGATAGTAAACTTTTCATCAATTGAACGTGTAACTGCTAACAATTCATTTGAGCAAGGTGCAAGCAACAAGTCTAACGAAGAACAATTTCCCATCCAGATTGGTGATGCTTCTTCTTTTGTAGGAGGAATTCGTTTAGGTAAAGATATATCTCAGTTAAATACTCAAGTTAAAGCATTAATGGCTCGCTACAGCTATCTTCAACCTGGGATGTTCTTTCTAGATCTAGATACAGGTAACTATCTAGATTTGAATGGAGAAAAGATATTTCCTGCTGCTAGTACCATTAAATTTCCTATTTTGGTGGCTTTGTTTGAGGAAGTAGACGCAGGTAGAATCAAACTGAATGAAACTTTGGTCATGCGACGTGACTTGATGACTGGAGGGTCGGGAACATTACAGTACAAACGCCCAGGAACTAAACTGAGTCTTTTAGAAACCGCTACTAAGATGATTACCATCAGTGACAATACTGCAACCAATATGATTATTGATCGTTTGGGTGGTAAAGCGAAATTAAATCAGCGGTTTCAGAGTTGGGGACTGCAAAATACAGTTATTCGTAATTTATTGGGTGACTTTAAGGGAACTAACACAACTAGTGCAAAAGACTTAGTGAGACTAGGTGCTTTGCTAACTAATAATCAATTGTTAAGTGACACAAGTCGTTCCAAGGCTTTAGATATTATGCGTCGTGTAGAGAACAGAAGTTTATTACCAGCAGGTCTTGGTAAAGGTGCGGTAATAGCTCACAAAACAGGTACACTTGGGATTATTCTTGGAGATGCAGGTATTATTCAAACATCAACAGGTAAGCGCTACCTAGCTGGTATCATGGTTCGCAGACCCTTTGGTGATAAAAGAGCAAAGTCTTTTATTAATCAAGTTTCCCGACTAGTCTATAGCTACATAGAACAAAACAGCATTAACGCATCTAGTATTCCACCACAGCAACTTTAA
- a CDS encoding antibiotic biosynthesis monooxygenase — MSDFQDFLRHQYVYVATGEFKPGKFEEAKQLYEQAVSMYTKGFQKAYLLQQPGTDKGIAIIFWENIGDMEANHSEAYQNILKKMSHLFAHAPATSYYELVCEIQPALDQQIQVQS; from the coding sequence ATGTCAGACTTTCAAGATTTTCTCAGACATCAATACGTCTATGTAGCGACGGGAGAGTTTAAACCAGGTAAGTTTGAAGAAGCCAAGCAACTTTATGAACAAGCTGTCTCAATGTATACTAAAGGCTTTCAAAAAGCATATCTCTTGCAGCAACCAGGAACTGACAAAGGTATCGCAATCATTTTTTGGGAAAATATCGGTGATATGGAAGCTAATCACAGCGAAGCTTACCAAAATATCTTAAAAAAGATGAGCCACTTGTTTGCTCATGCTCCTGCCACCTCTTATTATGAACTTGTTTGCGAAATTCAACCAGCTTTAGATCAACAGATTCAAGTTCAATCATAA
- a CDS encoding glycosyltransferase family 2 protein, with protein MVKNESDIIAQTLKSAVRWSDFIYVYDNGSTDGTWEKVIELAKDYKQIIPYKQDNQPFADSLRSEPFNYYRAKSVQGDWWCKLDADEIYIDNPRVFLSKIPKKYEVVWAASFEYYFTDKDLALYEQNPSLYADDVPVEEKCRYYINNWSEPRFFRYKESLVWEKSLAKNEAPMPSGSGESYNKRIRLKHFQYRSPQQIQKRIDTRIEAMKNGSFLHEKQKNWKGKIENCIDIDVKNFSYDKDYIPQSWKERVVEASKFLYDAHDGKYVINEEAIPKIPTSPSILSKSINRILRIPNQVKKIVLSF; from the coding sequence TTGGTTAAAAATGAATCTGATATTATTGCTCAGACATTAAAATCTGCTGTAAGGTGGTCTGACTTTATCTATGTTTATGACAACGGTAGCACCGACGGAACCTGGGAAAAGGTTATAGAACTGGCTAAAGACTATAAACAAATAATTCCTTATAAGCAGGACAATCAGCCATTCGCAGACAGTCTTCGCAGTGAACCTTTTAACTATTATCGAGCAAAAAGTGTTCAAGGAGATTGGTGGTGTAAGTTAGACGCTGATGAAATATATATTGACAATCCACGAGTATTTTTATCGAAGATCCCAAAAAAATACGAAGTTGTTTGGGCTGCGAGTTTTGAATATTATTTTACAGATAAAGATTTAGCTCTGTATGAGCAGAATCCGTCCTTATATGCAGATGATGTACCCGTGGAAGAGAAATGCCGCTATTACATAAATAACTGGTCTGAACCACGGTTTTTTAGATATAAAGAAAGCTTAGTGTGGGAAAAAAGTCTAGCAAAAAATGAAGCACCAATGCCATCTGGAAGCGGTGAATCTTATAACAAAAGGATAAGGCTAAAACACTTTCAATATCGTTCACCGCAACAAATACAAAAAAGAATAGATACTCGAATTGAGGCAATGAAAAATGGATCTTTCCTTCATGAAAAGCAGAAAAATTGGAAAGGAAAGATAGAGAATTGTATAGATATTGATGTTAAAAATTTTTCCTATGATAAAGATTATATTCCGCAATCTTGGAAAGAAAGAGTAGTCGAAGCATCTAAATTCTTGTATGATGCTCATGATGGAAAATATGTCATAAATGAAGAGGCAATCCCAAAAATTCCAACTAGTCCATCAATTCTGTCTAAATCAATAAACCGAATCTTAAGAATACCCAATCAAGTAAAAAAAATTGTGCTGTCCTTCTAA
- a CDS encoding ABC transporter permease has translation MKTNELIIEAGRTERQYWQDLWKYRELFYFLAWRDILVRYKQTVIGMAWALIRPFLTMVVFTVVFGNLAKLPSEGDTPYPILVYAAMLPWQFFSGALSECSNSLINNANLLSKVYFPRLIVPTSAVIVSFVDFMISGMILLGLMAWYNFVPDWRILILPLFILIAFAASMGAGLWLAALTVEYRDFRYVVPFIVQFGLYISPVGFSSKIVPEQWRLLYSLNPMVAVIDGFRWAILGGESQIYLPGFALSLVIVVLLLGSGIWYFRKMERTFADVI, from the coding sequence ATGAAGACAAACGAACTAATAATTGAGGCGGGTCGCACTGAAAGACAGTACTGGCAAGATCTGTGGAAATACAGGGAACTTTTCTACTTTCTCGCGTGGCGTGATATTTTGGTGCGTTATAAGCAAACTGTCATTGGCATGGCTTGGGCTTTGATTCGCCCATTTTTAACAATGGTAGTGTTCACTGTTGTGTTTGGAAATTTAGCAAAGTTACCCAGTGAAGGTGATACACCTTACCCAATTTTAGTTTATGCGGCAATGTTACCTTGGCAGTTTTTCTCTGGCGCACTTAGCGAATGCAGCAATAGCTTAATCAACAATGCTAATCTACTTTCTAAAGTCTACTTTCCGCGTTTGATTGTGCCAACTTCTGCGGTGATCGTTAGTTTTGTAGACTTCATGATTTCTGGCATGATCTTGCTGGGGTTAATGGCTTGGTATAACTTTGTGCCTGATTGGCGCATTCTCATACTACCACTATTTATTTTGATTGCCTTTGCAGCATCGATGGGTGCGGGATTATGGCTAGCGGCTTTAACCGTCGAGTATCGGGACTTCCGCTATGTAGTACCTTTTATCGTCCAGTTCGGTTTGTACATTTCTCCAGTAGGTTTTAGTAGCAAGATTGTTCCAGAACAATGGCGCTTGCTTTATTCCCTCAATCCAATGGTCGCAGTCATTGATGGTTTCCGTTGGGCAATATTAGGTGGTGAATCGCAGATATATTTACCTGGCTTTGCACTGTCTCTGGTGATTGTAGTTCTACTTTTGGGGAGCGGTATTTGGTACTTCCGCAAGATGGAACGTACTTTTGCTGATGTGATTTAG
- a CDS encoding glycosyltransferase, protein MKVAIISKSDRKGGGASRVAEDLAIWLNDVGHPTDHFIAFNFQEPLSFQYRLYGEGLKFKLCKTIHKKTNGYGFRELLPVEYWFNLNTIVDDYDIVHFHDLYTAISPVTLALASRRKPTFFTVHDCSAFTGGCLYPMGCEKFISYCHNCPQLPQDGWKNQLCDRTREVQAIKRWVAGKFNIRYIFPSHWMLQEAQKALKFQSLPVVIPNGLDLSFFPIVKKVEAKISLGIPENRRVVAISAHVLDDPRKGVKYAIAALQSIGDLSPFVIVVGLCNDELKHSLKGLEYKEMGYISDPHLLAKVYSAADVMLFCTLADNLPLTVLEAMAASTPVVGFSTGGVPEIIQNGHNGILVEPTNQQALNQALRQVLLASDLEAIGQQARRDVENKFSRTVFLEKHLQLYQNFEHFFVEN, encoded by the coding sequence ATGAAAGTAGCTATTATTAGCAAATCTGATAGAAAAGGAGGTGGGGCAAGCAGAGTTGCTGAGGATCTCGCAATTTGGTTAAACGATGTGGGGCATCCAACCGATCATTTTATTGCCTTTAATTTCCAAGAACCTCTTTCATTCCAATACCGTCTTTACGGAGAAGGTCTTAAATTCAAATTATGTAAAACTATTCATAAAAAAACGAATGGATATGGTTTTCGAGAGTTACTGCCTGTTGAGTACTGGTTTAACCTCAACACAATTGTTGATGATTACGATATAGTCCATTTTCATGATTTATATACTGCTATATCTCCAGTTACTTTAGCTCTAGCTTCTCGACGTAAACCGACATTTTTTACGGTACATGATTGTTCTGCATTTACTGGCGGTTGTCTATACCCAATGGGGTGTGAAAAATTTATTAGCTACTGTCACAATTGCCCCCAATTACCTCAAGATGGATGGAAGAATCAACTGTGCGATCGCACACGAGAAGTTCAAGCAATCAAAAGATGGGTTGCGGGAAAATTTAATATTCGCTATATCTTTCCCAGCCACTGGATGCTTCAGGAGGCTCAAAAAGCTCTCAAGTTTCAATCTTTACCTGTGGTCATCCCTAATGGTCTGGATTTAAGTTTTTTCCCGATAGTGAAAAAAGTAGAAGCAAAAATTAGTTTAGGCATTCCAGAAAATCGCCGAGTAGTTGCAATTTCTGCCCATGTTCTTGATGATCCTCGTAAAGGTGTGAAGTATGCGATCGCAGCACTTCAAAGTATAGGTGATTTATCTCCATTTGTAATAGTTGTCGGACTTTGTAACGATGAGTTAAAGCACTCACTTAAGGGACTTGAATACAAAGAGATGGGTTATATTTCCGACCCTCACTTATTAGCAAAAGTCTACTCAGCAGCAGACGTTATGCTTTTTTGTACCCTTGCTGATAACCTACCACTTACTGTTCTAGAAGCAATGGCTGCATCTACTCCAGTTGTTGGTTTTTCTACAGGAGGTGTACCAGAGATCATCCAAAATGGACACAACGGTATTTTGGTTGAACCTACTAATCAGCAAGCCCTAAATCAAGCCTTACGCCAAGTATTATTGGCTTCTGATTTAGAAGCAATTGGTCAGCAAGCAAGAAGGGATGTTGAAAATAAATTTTCAAGAACTGTTTTTCTGGAAAAGCATCTGCAACTTTATCAGAATTTTGAGCATTTTTTTGTCGAAAATTGA
- a CDS encoding penicillin-binding protein 2, with translation MQKLPSRRRLRKSQKAESLKREGQRKRQRFLPSFNFNSQPQTPNIKTRLLIVWGVLVIAGLGLGMNLYNLQIVQGPKLKEKARNQQMVNLRPFVPRRQVIDRNRAVLAIDRPVYTVYAHPKLFSKSNQEIAKLLAPIVDKDVTELKNKFDNKKSGILLASAMPEEIANRIFALRLNGLELIQKYSRFYPQQDLVAEVVGYVNLDRRGQAGVEYSQEKLLERSIQAVRLSRTGNGSLMPDYAPDGFPYSDDLQLQLTIDSRLQRIARTALKQQMDKYSAKRGAVIVMDAWDGSLLALASLPTYNPNEYSKADISLFKNWTVADLYEPGSTFKPLNVAIALENGVITANDTFNDPGYIQVGDRTIKNAENKSYGRINIAQILQHSSNIGMVQIIQRLQPSIYYGWLEKLGLGQAVSTDLPFVVASQLKSQEKFINLPIEPATTSFGQGFSLTPLQLVQMHGALANGGKLVTPHVIKGLVDSKNQMHYTPTRPAPRQIFSPVTAQQVVEMMETVVADGSGKASQIPGYRIAGKTGTAQKASSSGGYISGARITSFVGILPVDAPRYVVLALVDEPKGANAYGSTVAAPIVKSVMEALITIEQLPPSQTIKQ, from the coding sequence ATGCAAAAATTACCAAGCAGAAGAAGATTGAGAAAGTCTCAGAAGGCAGAATCACTCAAGCGAGAGGGTCAAAGAAAAAGACAAAGGTTTCTACCCTCGTTTAACTTTAATAGCCAACCGCAAACACCCAACATTAAAACTCGGCTTTTGATAGTTTGGGGTGTATTAGTTATTGCCGGATTAGGGCTAGGTATGAATTTGTATAATCTACAAATTGTACAAGGGCCAAAGCTAAAGGAAAAAGCACGAAACCAACAAATGGTAAATTTGCGGCCTTTTGTACCTCGTCGTCAAGTAATAGACCGCAATCGAGCCGTACTGGCTATCGACCGACCCGTGTATACTGTTTACGCCCATCCCAAATTATTTAGCAAATCTAATCAAGAAATTGCAAAATTACTAGCTCCAATTGTAGACAAGGATGTTACTGAATTAAAGAATAAATTTGACAATAAAAAAAGTGGTATTTTACTGGCATCGGCAATGCCTGAAGAAATAGCCAATCGTATTTTTGCATTGCGCCTCAATGGTTTAGAGTTGATTCAAAAATACTCTCGATTTTATCCACAACAAGATTTAGTAGCGGAAGTAGTGGGGTATGTTAATCTTGACCGTCGGGGTCAGGCAGGTGTGGAATATAGTCAGGAAAAGTTACTTGAACGTTCCATCCAAGCAGTACGGTTGAGTCGAACTGGTAACGGTTCTTTGATGCCAGATTATGCTCCGGATGGTTTTCCCTATTCTGATGATCTACAACTACAATTGACTATTGATAGCCGCTTGCAACGAATTGCTCGCACTGCACTCAAACAACAGATGGACAAGTACAGTGCCAAGCGGGGGGCGGTAATTGTTATGGATGCTTGGGATGGTTCCTTATTGGCATTAGCTTCTTTGCCTACCTATAATCCCAATGAGTATTCCAAAGCTGATATTTCGCTGTTTAAAAACTGGACTGTAGCAGATCTCTATGAACCCGGTTCTACGTTTAAACCTCTCAATGTAGCGATCGCTCTGGAAAATGGTGTTATTACAGCCAATGATACTTTTAATGACCCTGGTTATATTCAAGTAGGCGATCGCACGATCAAAAATGCTGAAAACAAAAGTTACGGACGTATTAATATTGCCCAGATTCTCCAACATTCCAGTAACATCGGCATGGTGCAGATTATCCAACGTTTGCAGCCTTCTATCTACTACGGTTGGTTAGAAAAACTAGGACTAGGACAAGCTGTGTCTACAGACTTACCCTTTGTTGTAGCCAGTCAACTCAAAAGTCAAGAAAAATTTATTAACTTACCGATTGAACCAGCAACAACTTCCTTTGGTCAAGGCTTTTCCTTAACACCGTTGCAACTGGTACAAATGCACGGAGCTTTAGCTAATGGTGGTAAATTAGTCACACCCCATGTAATTAAGGGTCTGGTTGATAGCAAAAATCAGATGCACTATACACCAACCAGGCCCGCACCACGGCAAATTTTTTCACCTGTCACTGCCCAACAAGTAGTAGAAATGATGGAAACTGTTGTTGCTGACGGCAGTGGCAAAGCATCACAAATTCCAGGTTATCGCATTGCTGGTAAAACTGGTACAGCCCAAAAAGCTAGTAGTTCTGGTGGTTATATTAGTGGTGCGAGAATCACTAGCTTTGTAGGCATATTGCCAGTAGATGCACCCAGGTATGTAGTACTAGCCTTAGTAGATGAACCAAAAGGTGCAAATGCATATGGTAGTACTGTCGCCGCACCAATTGTCAAATCAGTCATGGAAGCATT
- a CDS encoding WecB/TagA/CpsF family glycosyltransferase, whose product MVGRTFLPTQKVLEFPITALRFDEQIQTILRWAIARESKTVCVANVHMLMEAHWNPEFASILQNADLVTPDGMPLVWMMRLQGARYQNRVAGMDILLASCQLAQTLGVSVFFVGSQTEILSRMRTRLATEFPDLKVAAMEPLPFRPLTSKEDEALIEKINASGAGIVFVSLGCPKQEKWMQQHQGKIQAVMIGLGGVFPVYAGIHKRAPRMVRDLGFEWLYRWVQEPRRLWNRYVTTIPPFLLLAFKQILMSSSFSTPFHIRERYLGWRVE is encoded by the coding sequence ATGGTAGGAAGAACTTTTCTACCTACTCAGAAAGTGCTAGAGTTTCCAATTACTGCCTTACGTTTTGATGAACAAATACAGACGATACTGAGGTGGGCGATCGCGCGCGAGAGCAAGACTGTATGTGTAGCCAATGTGCATATGCTCATGGAAGCTCATTGGAATCCAGAGTTTGCTAGCATATTGCAGAATGCAGATTTAGTCACTCCTGATGGAATGCCTTTGGTTTGGATGATGAGGCTTCAAGGAGCGCGATACCAAAACCGTGTAGCGGGAATGGATATTTTATTAGCATCATGTCAGCTAGCTCAAACACTTGGCGTAAGTGTTTTTTTTGTGGGTTCTCAAACAGAAATTTTGTCTCGTATGAGAACAAGGCTAGCGACTGAATTCCCGGACTTGAAGGTTGCTGCAATGGAACCCTTACCGTTTCGTCCCTTAACCAGTAAAGAAGACGAAGCCCTCATAGAAAAGATCAACGCCAGTGGTGCTGGTATTGTCTTTGTCTCCTTAGGATGTCCCAAACAAGAAAAGTGGATGCAGCAACATCAAGGTAAAATCCAGGCAGTAATGATAGGGTTAGGTGGGGTATTTCCCGTATACGCAGGGATTCACAAAAGAGCGCCTCGTATGGTGCGAGATCTAGGTTTTGAATGGTTATATAGATGGGTTCAAGAACCCCGTCGTCTTTGGAATCGCTATGTTACTACAATTCCACCCTTTTTATTGTTAGCTTTTAAGCAAATATTGATGTCCAGTTCATTTAGTACTCCATTTCATATTCGCGAACGTTACTTGGGATGGAGAGTTGAGTAG
- a CDS encoding glycosyltransferase, translating to MLDFLSYLRQFGCEVEYVSLDPSPNTKFPWCVIPPTLNALANIQVRNNLRVDSVLFRFKPLSNWLTILLRLIYYLLPQHLRTVYLSHITQQLKNIAYLKLTTKKRHEKQVTTNTSVQDLRAILATPEEIAFAKTLFHKFKPDIVIVNYAYLANILDALPNNGTVLKVILTHDVCHQRTAHLRKIGAGSYETDWTWENESKMLCKAQVLLAIQQEDAKVFKEMAPKCEVICMPISAVCHSHTVKPVPGRCLFVGSGTNHNYYGLQWFLDNVWSRLIIQQSPGCSLHVCGSVCDWIKGDFPNVHFLGRVDDLQPEYSAAQVCLIPLLAGSGLKIKLVEAMSYGRACVSTSVGVQGLCEIVGSAVLVADTAEDFAAAIYTLLNNSEKRQWMEAQAHKYVTEKLSPKAVYQPFVDRIEQHLQRLANRL from the coding sequence GTGCTTGATTTTCTTAGCTATTTACGGCAATTCGGCTGTGAGGTTGAGTACGTATCGCTTGATCCATCACCTAATACCAAATTTCCTTGGTGCGTGATTCCGCCTACATTGAATGCCCTTGCTAACATACAAGTTCGCAATAACTTGCGCGTTGATTCTGTACTATTTAGATTTAAGCCATTATCAAATTGGCTTACTATATTACTTCGTCTGATTTATTATCTGTTGCCTCAGCATCTACGAACTGTTTATCTTTCCCATATCACCCAACAGCTAAAAAATATTGCGTATCTAAAGTTAACAACAAAAAAAAGGCATGAAAAACAGGTTACTACAAATACCTCTGTTCAAGATCTAAGAGCAATTCTAGCAACACCAGAAGAAATAGCTTTTGCTAAAACTCTATTTCATAAGTTCAAACCAGATATTGTGATTGTTAATTATGCCTATTTAGCGAATATTTTAGATGCTCTTCCTAACAATGGAACTGTTTTAAAAGTTATTCTTACTCATGATGTATGTCATCAAAGAACTGCTCATCTCAGAAAAATAGGTGCTGGCTCATATGAAACTGACTGGACTTGGGAGAACGAAAGCAAAATGCTCTGCAAAGCACAGGTTCTGTTAGCTATTCAGCAAGAGGATGCTAAGGTCTTTAAGGAAATGGCACCTAAGTGTGAAGTGATTTGCATGCCCATATCTGCCGTGTGTCATTCTCATACTGTTAAGCCAGTACCTGGTCGTTGCTTGTTCGTCGGTAGTGGCACAAATCATAACTACTACGGTTTACAGTGGTTTCTAGATAATGTTTGGTCAAGACTTATAATACAGCAAAGTCCAGGCTGTAGCCTCCACGTATGCGGTAGTGTTTGTGATTGGATTAAAGGAGACTTTCCGAATGTTCATTTTCTAGGCAGAGTTGATGATTTGCAACCTGAATATAGCGCAGCTCAAGTTTGTTTGATTCCTTTGTTGGCAGGTAGTGGGCTTAAAATCAAGCTTGTGGAGGCTATGTCCTACGGTCGTGCTTGTGTTTCAACCAGTGTAGGCGTTCAAGGACTGTGCGAGATTGTAGGTAGTGCTGTGCTTGTAGCGGACACTGCTGAAGATTTTGCAGCAGCAATTTATACACTCCTAAATAATTCAGAAAAGCGCCAATGGATGGAAGCGCAAGCTCATAAGTATGTGACAGAGAAACTTTCCCCTAAAGCAGTATATCAACCATTTGTTGACCGAATTGAGCAGCACTTACAGCGACTAGCGAACAGACTATAG
- a CDS encoding glycosyltransferase, translating into MIPTYNCANYLAQTLESVLSQDPGPEHMQIEIVDDCSTKDDPEAVVREIGKGRVSFYRQPQNVGAIRNFNTCVQRSVGQFVHILHGDDFVAPGFYSSYAEVLQLHPDATLIISPSISIDENNRHIHIESPLANKNGVIIDFPKIQAVKNTIHTPTAVVPRRVYEEIGGYYLPLSHTADWEMFFRAGLYGKAVTLDRQVAYYRVHSGSDTSRLALTGKNIWEAKYTVDMCIYQLPEKVRAEIFKNKYSHIAGLAHYFYSELAKKEIWKSSLIHAGWNLKLSPSKNALKVYLTAAARYILYGTFNFDKQLLKLKKDIPTAS; encoded by the coding sequence ATGATTCCCACTTACAATTGCGCTAATTACCTTGCCCAAACTCTTGAGAGTGTTCTGTCCCAAGACCCTGGCCCAGAACACATGCAGATTGAGATTGTGGATGATTGCTCAACAAAAGATGACCCAGAAGCAGTAGTTAGAGAAATTGGTAAAGGACGAGTATCTTTCTATCGTCAACCTCAAAATGTAGGCGCAATTCGTAACTTTAATACGTGTGTTCAGCGTAGTGTAGGTCAGTTTGTCCATATCCTTCATGGTGATGATTTTGTTGCACCGGGTTTTTACTCGTCCTACGCAGAGGTTTTGCAGTTACACCCAGACGCAACCTTAATAATTAGCCCTTCTATTTCTATTGATGAAAATAATCGTCACATCCATATTGAGTCGCCATTGGCAAATAAAAATGGAGTCATAATAGACTTTCCAAAAATACAAGCTGTTAAAAATACAATTCATACACCCACTGCGGTTGTACCTCGCAGAGTTTACGAGGAAATTGGTGGTTATTATTTGCCACTTAGCCATACTGCTGATTGGGAAATGTTTTTTAGAGCAGGTCTTTATGGTAAGGCGGTTACTTTAGATAGGCAGGTTGCTTATTATCGTGTTCATTCAGGAAGTGATACAAGCCGTTTAGCACTTACAGGTAAAAATATTTGGGAAGCCAAATATACAGTTGATATGTGTATATATCAATTACCTGAGAAAGTTCGCGCAGAAATTTTTAAAAACAAATATTCTCATATTGCAGGTTTAGCTCATTACTTCTACTCAGAGTTAGCCAAGAAAGAAATATGGAAAAGTAGTTTAATTCATGCTGGCTGGAATCTTAAATTATCTCCTAGTAAAAATGCCCTTAAAGTTTATTTAACTGCTGCGGCTAGGTATATATTATATGGAACTTTTAATTTTGACAAACAATTACTCAAACTTAAAAAAGATATACCTACTGCGAGCTAG